One Arachis hypogaea cultivar Tifrunner chromosome 2, arahy.Tifrunner.gnm2.J5K5, whole genome shotgun sequence genomic window, AGATAGCGGTTGCTTTTGACAACAATCTAAAACTGCAAGTAGATATAGCTTTTATAAAACCAACCTAATGAGTTCAACAACCAAAATAAAGCTAATTAATATAGATCAAGTAGGCTTGAGAATATATTCTAGAAAATCATTCAACTAGCACCCAACCAACTCTTTTTATCCAAGTTTGTATGGATATGGCTTGGTGAAATTAGACAGCTACTAACAAGTTTCAATGTTTCGCAGCACaggagggtttttttttttttctctttttccacaCAGCAACTGTCCTCAGATGGACTTTATTGAATTTTAGCATGTTAGATAAAATCCTTATTTGAAGTAGAATGTAACAAGTAAAGAGACTCCAAAAAGCCAACAGGTTTTCTGCCACTGTgactatttataaataaataaataagtgaatTACATAGGACTTCAAAATGTATAATActgaaccctaaactctaaaataAATGTATAATTCTGAAAGGAAATTACCTTGAATGAGATTATCCTGCTTTAGAAATATCTCCCTGAGCCTACTTTGACCACAAGGATTGTATTTAAGATTGAACTTGTCAAAACGATGAAATGTACTCTTGTCTGCGTGAACGTCCAAAAGGTCAACATTGAGGTCATATCTGTAAAAAATATGTTCAAAAAGCAGATTAACTTGCAGAAGCTTAATGCTACCAGATTCAGTTATAAATTATGATAATAATAGAAAGCACAGAATAAGATCTTACCCAGTTAAGTCCAGACTCTCAAAAACTTCTTTCAAGGTCAGATATGTCCCATCTCTAAATATTACAACCTGGAAAAGTTAAGATTATTCACAGTAATAATCTTCCTAAAATACAACTCACAAGATATTAGTAATCAAAACGGTATAATAAAAGGCATTTGGTATTGACTTCTGCAATGATGATAATCAGTTGATCATTTTAAGTATCCTGAATGTCACAAGTATTTCAGCAGTATCATCCATCACATTCATATGTTGAATTAACAATCCAAATTTCTATGTTTATAGAAAAATTTACTTCATATCACATATCAAGAGATTTAAGTATCTTAATTGTCTTAATTGTATTACGTAAGACAATGGAGAAAGAAAGGATCATGTACACCATAAGATTCAAACAGGTTAGTCAAAACAGAGGCGTGTTTTACGCTTCATATGCAACAAAAAATGtacctttaaaacttaaaagtaaattTTATCGCATTGCCATTAAACCAAATATGTTGTGTGAAATGGAGTGTTGGATGGTAAAAGGTGGACACGAACATAAGTTTAGTGTGACCGAAATGAAGATGCTTATATGACGGATGAGTAGCCATACTTGAATTGACAGCATAAGAAACAAGGACAGAATAAGAAAagaggacatgaaagagaaaGCCAAAGTGGTGCCTATTGTTGAAAGAGGGTGGAACTTATCTTTAGATGGTTTGGATATGTGGGGAAAAGACCGGTAGAACATCCAGTCATGAAAGTAGATCAGATGGGAAATATACCGGTGGTTAGGGGGAAAAAAGACTTGAGAAGGCTTTGAATGAGGTTATCAAGAGATTTAAACAGAAATGAGTGTACTATCATGGTAACTTAGATTGTTTCGAAAGAAAAGGTGCTTGATTTATGATTTATCTATTCAGCCTTAAAGAAAATCATGTTACAACAGGATGATAAAGAGATCTGAACTATCACCTCATCAGGCTCTTTCCTCAGCTTTGATTTTATGAACCTTAAAAGATGTTTCTGATTCATGCATGCTGAGTGATGGACATGTGTATCAACTTTCCTAACATTATAGAAGTCTCGATGTGGAGCACTTTTCTGAGCAAGAAATTCCCTATCAGCATTTAGCATCAAATGAAGATTGAATTTCTGCATGCAAAATGTAAAGAAAAATGTCAAACAACCACATGATTCCAATCTTCAATTTAAATACACTTTATTAGTTATATCCAGCATGTTCAAGATGCTCTTACTTGTTCTAGAAGATTAAGCCGATGATGGCATAAAGTTCTGATATTCCCTGCTGCTATGACTCGAAGTATTTGATGAAGATCAGTGAAAAATGTAGTTGCATTGGCTACAGGAAAAAGCTCATCTTTGGCTGCAATTTGTAAGCAGGAACGCTTAAGAATACCAGCTAGAGTGgtaaaatcattttaaaagaaaaatattacatAAAAGAGCTTAGCTACTTACCGTCTCTATCTGGATATACATGAATAACCCCATCTTGCATTTCAAAGTAATGCTGCAGGACAAGAGAAATAATGCTCATTTAATCAGAGGATATAAACTAGGATATCGAGTTTCACATGTGGAAATctagaaaataacaaaaatggaaagaactcACGTCAGACTTTCCTTCAGGGGTGTAAAAGAATGGGTCTGGGTTAGGCTTTGGGGTGCAGGGATCGGATATAACTTCTTTCTCCCATGGAGCAACATCTTCtttaaaaacatatctttttctcaTTTCAAGGCATTCTTGAAGAACCACATAGGCTTCAACTTCATCAGGTGATGGGGACTCTAAACAGCAATAAAAAATCATTACAATTTGCTATATGGTTTTCTTCAATTACAAATATTTTCAGTAAAAAGGCATTTGAATTAAGCAGGTTATATACATTCCATAAGAAACCCCTAAAAGTAATTTATTACACTCAAGATAATAAGCAATATTTCATACCAAGCGGAGTGATTTTCAGTCGTGCAAAAACTTCTTGCTCTGGTTCCTTCCTCAGGATGTCAGCTGCTATTGGATCAGGCTGCACACCATGCAGATCACCAGAAACGCTATGTGATCTGATCATACTTGAAGGTGCAATTGCCATTTGCTCTCCATTGGCATTAACATGATCAGGTAAAGACTCATATGGGTTTTTACCTTCTGGCCCCTGCATACATTTTAACATCCAAACTCTTTATTTTGGCAGACATTGAACATTACATCGTCTGAGAATTGAAGTCTAGTTAAAGAGTAACATGGAAAAAAAATAAGGTGATTCTAATCAAGGGAGAAGCAAAAATATGTAGTAATTGTCCTACATCACAACGTGTAATATAGGACAGAGAATTCTTATTCCATAAACAGAAAACTTTCTTTTACATAAAGTATAAATAAATGCTAAACACAATGGCAAAAAGTGCATAACAGACTTACAACATTTCCATTTGTATGCAGATATGTTGTATCAAGTTTAACACTGTCTCCcaaattatcatcatcatcatctgatcCGTCTACACTTTCAAAGGCGCTAGCACTTACAACAGGAGATTTGGGAGAAGTTGGTCTTAAAAGGCTTCTCTTAAAGGAACCAGACTGTGCTGATTTTCCTGTAAGGTTATCTTGGtcaggagaaagaaaaaaaaacaaaaaagaaacgaaaaaaaaaaaaaaaggtaaagaaCCCTTTTCTGTAACAGGTGGTCTAGAGCATCTGAAGTACAGTATACAGTATAAACTATAAATCCAGCATAGTGGCAACAAAAGATGAATGCTACTCACTCCACAGTCCACACCTCTACACCAACACCATATATTGATGCTAAATGTTTAAAGTACAAAATTTGCAGGGCAAAACACAACAAACAATTATAAGTAAATCTCAATTCCGGGAACTCGCAAAGGTATTATCATACGAAATAAATTTGCGTTTCCTTAGAGAAACAGTGATCTTTGAAAAACTGTCTAGCTGAATTCCAAGGAGGGATATCACCGAAATATGCTCCAAGAAGACTGATACTTCAGCTTACTTCCCTTACTCTTTCTTTCCCTTCTGAAGTTATGTGatttcttagttttatttattgGAACCTGCTGAATAAAATTGTTCCTAAATTTCAGTGAACAGTTATTAAGTCTAGAATTGAACTGTTATTGATTGTTATGGAGACCTGTCTACAAACAGAAAACATTCTCATTTCTtcgcctttcttttcttttataccgAAACTATCATCCATTCACCTAAAACAAAATACCAGCTTCCAGAATACTGTCTCGTATTCTTTTCCTAACATCGTGTGAACTTTCTGTCCATAATACATAATAAACGCAAGCCattttgaaacttcaaaattgGTCTACACACTGCAACATTATCAATTGAACACCAAATAATTTACCACAATATAGCTCAACTCACTGAGTCAATGCTCAATCAACAATCAGTGTCAATAAAACGCACCAAAATCATCACATAATAATAACCATTCAGAAGTTCCATCGTAGTAGCCATACCTTCGCGGAGAGTCTGCAGTCGCGGCAGCCCCGCCGGAATCCCCTCAACATGAAACGCTCCGTTCCGCTTCTCCTCTCCATCCAGTCCGCCGCCGGAGACCGTCGCCACGTCCGGCAGCGACGCCGAGCTCCACCGATAACCTCCGCCTCTCTTCCTTCTCGCACCACCGCGCCTCTTCTTCAAATGCATCGGCGACTCATCGCCTCCTTCCACTCCGCCGCCAGCAGCCACTTCCTTCTCCACCGTCTTGGCAAACTCCAGCAGCTGCGACAGCGTCTTGCGGTGCATATAGTACGCCGACATGGCCACGACGGAAGCTCCGACGAGTGCTGCCATGGCCAAATGCACCGCGTAAGTATCCATTGCTTTCGATCACAactacttctctctctagaaagagagagagtatGCTTCAGTACTTTCTCTCTCTATAACCGCTTTCGGTTTTTCTGTTACGGTGGTTCACGGACACGGAATGGTCCGCGGTCCTAACTTAAAATCTTAAATATAACTATGGCGAGAAGAGAGAGAGGGATAAGCGTAACTAAAAAGCATAAACCCTACTAATGAAAGCGTGCGTATGTTTTGTTTGTTAGTTATGGCGATTGTTATGGGTTTGAGTTGGGTTGGGTTATTGGAGCTGAGTGCCTCAGTGAGCTCTGTCCACTGTGTTAAAATGGAGGCAATTGTGGCTCCGCCTCTGCTATTTATAGCGCAAACAACAAATGCAAGATGACGTGTACTTTTTTTCAATGTCTATCTACCCGACTCTAGGACCTAGGTTTCTTTTTTtcaatagaaaaaattaaaaaaacaattaaCGAGCAATTATTAGGGATTTGGTGGCCTTGTGagttttccaatttttttttttcgaaatttcacTCTCAGCTTTTTGGTGGTGGAAGGGGCGAAGGGTAAAACTAAAAAGGAGGAATGAGAAAATGATCTGATTTGTTTGCAcggtttattaaaatttaatgacCTTTCTCTGCTTTTGGAAATATATATTTGGGTCTTTTACCATCTTGAGTGATGAGGGCATGAGGCTAAGGGAATGGATAGAGCGCATGTAAAtagtagttattaattttttttgtttggattTAGGTCTCGATGTAcaaccaaaaaatatatatatatttggtcttTTAGGTTTAGACAATgatatgtttaatatttttatatattatagaatattatattaaatattgttataaataatacaaattaaatgaaaaaaaagtttgggcaccaaaaaaaataaaagaaattttttaatgaattcaccaaattaagagaaaaaaataaagagaattcaCAAATGTCATTATCAGCTTATTTTTTCAATCTTAAAATCTTATTCTATTATTACACAAGTAGTTTTGTTCTTTTGGAAAATGACATCCTTATTGTGTACGTGAAGGTTATAAGTTTAATAACCCACTTTCGGAAGGAAAAAAAAGTTCAAGTTAAATTGATCTATAAATGTCCAAGCTTTttcaaagaataaaattaaagatcCATATATTTGAAAGTAAAAGAATATGTTCCAAGATGCCATGTATcaagaatttggatcctctaaattttgaattgtactttagagaaaaaaatctgattttttactatttattttataggtgagatcaagagaaaatataaaaaaaaatcattcaaaggtgagagatcacactttactctctaaaataaaaattcaaaatttagaggatctaaattccATATCAaagactaatttattatttatcaaaattttattaaaaatttattactgactaataaattactatatatacaagacaaaattaaatatctaatatttacttaaataaactaataaactattCACCATACCCATCAAAATTGATTAGCCAATATAGAGTTTGAAATGCAAATTCTCAATCATATGgataaacaatttaaaaattggtgataacttaataataatttttcaaaagaGTGCCATTTAGGGATTCTCCACTAAATAAAAAGCAATGGGTCATATAATTATGTTATTTGCATTATTAATGGATTAATAGGTACTAAGTAATATAtccaaatcaatcaacaattttTTTCAGACATTTTAGTtgttaacatattttaattactaaattagtaattaattatttttttattagataaattaatttttatatcaatttttttgttaaaaattaatgaaatttatatacataaaaagATTGATATgagaactttttttaaaaaaaagatgtttttatgtattttttaaataataattagaactaatttaactaaactTGTTATCCTCTAATACGATATTCTGATATAAAGACTGATTTACCTAATGGATTAAAATTAAAACGTAACTAAAGcatctaattaaaaaattgacCAAGCACAATTTGAAGTATTAGTCTTAAATGAAAGCTGAAAGGACTCTATATATTGGatgaggtggaaactcaggtgcagtcgacttgatgtgaagttgatatttaagagttgttagatgatttgactgatttaactaaatttttatctaacagttcttaaatatcaactttacatgaagtcgacttcacctgaattttTATCAATAGATGATTGGGAAGAACAAAAGTGGAAAAGGCCAAGAGTGGAGCTGAAAATCCAAAAGAAGTGAGTGCGATATAGCTGGGGGGTGGATTGTGTTATGCGCCATTTTCATTATCCAAGCTAAGTTGCAAAACATGCCAAATGATTCGGCAGTGTAACACCACCACATGTTCGTCTATGGACTTTTTTTTCCCCTCTTAAGTTGTCCATTTACGGTTACACTCAAATATTTCAACAATAGATATTTAGACAGTTAGATACATATCAGGTCACATGTTTATATTCATATCAAGTCTTAGAAATGATAAATGATAGATGATAGGCTGAACTCCATATTGATGAAAAGTTAACTTATGAAAGACACTATGTATCACTACAAAAAATAGTGTATTTTTTTACGTCAAAAATCGATGGTcaatgttttttttaatatttttcatcaattttttatcaataaagttttaaaaattaattaaaaataaaatattaaaattgacagTCAAATCTATCATAAAATCActcatttcaaaaatttaagctaataaaaaaaataatatgaataattatatttttaatatttttctttgaacaAGAACTTTTAGATTTACTTGATTTTTGTATAggccttctttttttcttttatttattttatgctatttttttatttttggaatttaccAAAGATTAAATTCAAGACTTTTTGGTTGCGTTTGAAAGGGAGACTAAGATTAAAAGACATAGACTAAATTAAGTCTCTGTTTTGTGTTTgatgtaaaatatattaaaatgagTTATATCTCAATATTATgtttagtttaagataaatatagagGTTGAAGAGTAGATTTAGAATTTGAAAGGTTAAATGAggatattcttgaaaaaaaaattattaaggttTCAGTCTTCATTCCAAAAAATATTTGTCCCCTATGTCTCAACCTTTTAGAGGTATTGAAGGGACTAGAATTGTGTGTctcaatattaaaattttagttatagTTTCTAACCATCAAACACAATACTGAATCCCAATCCTATAATCTCAATcgtaatttttgaaaacaaacgcTATTTTTTGGACATAAAATTCTGATATTATATTATGAAACAGCTCAtcccaaaaatttaaattaataagaaGAGACAATATAAATAGTCATATTTCTACTAAAGTCGTCTATTATTTTAGTAACATTAAAACATTCTCCTATTATCGTCGCATTATTGTCAATAATAAAACCTTAGTcgagaatattttttttctaaacctCCAAATATAACgtctattttagtatttaaaatattaattttatattgtcATCAATAAATTTAGGCGATTTAAATCACTTTTAAAAATCAAATGAATAGTGCAAATTTAGtgtataaaataaacttttaaaatattctttttttctaattaaaatctACAAAATTAGTATCaattttatcaataaaaaatCATTCCCatgcaatatataattgtataagTATAAATGTATGATCATATTTTTAAGACACAAAGCTTTGTTTTGTTAGACAATTACATTATGGAAATTAACCCATGCCTCTTTTAGACTTGGGCtagatatatatgtatgtaattgCTAGAATTTCCAACATTACATAGTTCTCTCAAAATTGATGCCCACGCTAAAGAAACGTTTgatttaaaaaatgttttttttttagtattttctatttcaattatactaaaaaataatataattgcaATCAATTTTAATCAACAAAATATTGGACTGTCAAATAAATCTATTCAACTAtacaaaaaatttgtttttttttttttatagattactctttattttattttctttcttctttttctaattCCTCCCAACACAAGCCAACCTACCACCACCGCCATCCTACCGCTAACAACCATTGCCAGTAATCTACCGCTAATCTCGAATTACTGTCATCCTTACTGATTATCGCCTCATGCCACTACCACTAAtcaccctaaatcctaaattttaaattttaaattctatattataaattctaaattctaaactctaaatgctaaattataaatcctaaattatgaattctaaattttaaatcttaaattagttttattagtttcacttttaaatattttttacttgaattttaaatgtttttattattttttattttatatattttttaatgatcaaTTGTTAactattttattagttaaaaagAATTGGctcataatattttttctttttgtttttataatttactaaaagacaataaaataataaaattttgtttttattttatcttttataaaatttaaaagatcgttttaaaaaatatgtttgaaaAATGCTTGATAAGAAAGATTGATTTTGATTTTCATCTGAATTCATCACTTTACCTTCATGTATCATGGTTCTATTGATAAACTTTCACATTAGGAGTCAATTTTTAATATCTTCGTTAAAACAAAGACGCTCAGAACTTGATCTCCACATCTCAACACTCAATATACCATTAAAAAATTCTAGTGCAGAGTTTGTGAGATGAAAGTGAAAGAAAAAAGTGAGTTTAGAAAGTAGTAAGACTCATAAAATGGGTACTACAAAAGATACGCCAATTTACAAGTTTTTTTAATTTGCGGCGGTTTTTAACTTCTAAAAAATATGTTACGACAGTTTACTCAACTGACACAGTTAGGtgtcatgcaatttaattttaagaatttttgtaaaacttatactattttaaaaaaaattgtggcaATTTTTAACGTATTGCGTCAGTTTCCAATCTTAATGCATAATCACACCTAAAATAAATCATCTAAGCTAATTTCTTAACAAAATTACAATCAATTTGTGTGAGTTGGACAATAATCTaactagattttaaattaattaggctACTATCTAGTCGTCTTTATTCCACACAGTgacattttttttaagttatcgtCATGATTTATCACGTTTAATATTAAAATCTTTGAGATAATATCCAAAATGGTTCCTGAAATTTCCAATTCGCTTCAGATTAGTCCATTACTTTTTAAAATGACCAAATAAGTCCTTCACTCTCAGAATCGTGAATTTTCGTTAGTCTAAAAGTTACTGGACGTTTTAACAGTGCTGAGGTGTACAGTTAAGTGCCAAGTTGGCACTTAACTGCACGCTGATGTGGATATTTAACTCAAATTAGTGTTCCAAATTTGATTAAAATGTCCAAATTGATCCAATTTTCACTTATAAAACCCTAACCCCCAAATGTTTATCTTTGTTCTTCGTCTCTActcatctcttcttcattgttgttgttctaACCATAACAAACTGTACATATCATAATCATAAGCAACAAAacacaaaaagaaggaagaaagcaaattaaacaaaaataaaaatattaaacaattttctaatttctatttttgtgaaattcaaaCTATTATAAACTTTCAAGTTTCTTTTCACACATACACCACCTTTGTAAGCAAGAAACAACCTCAAAAAAGGAAAAATCGAACCTTGAATATAAACTAATAGTTAATAAAATCAAATGCACCCTTAATCCAATTAACGTAATAATGGATTCAAAAGTAGCACCATCCTTTGGTTGATCCTAACCACCATCTTCAACAACAATGACCAACCTTTCCCTCTTCAATAACAATAACCAACAAGATTGtccccatcaccaccaccaccagactCGACGATACCACAACACAACAAATCCTCCAAATTAGTAATGACAACAACACATCCATAACCACatcaattgaagaagaagaagcttccaataagaataaaaagaaacaacaacaacacaaagcttctaatgacaaaaaaaaaaaacgaagacaAAAAAGAAGTGATTACGTCGTTAGAAAAAGAAGTGGAAAATAACTATCCCGTGATGGTTTGATTAACCTCGGAACAAATGACACAAATGCTCGAAATGGAATTAAAGCACATTGTTTTCGGGATTATCGCATCATCAAACTTGTGggaacaaagaaaagaatatgGTGGAGACCAAAAGAAACTAAAGGCGTTGTTTGGTTGGATGAGAAAGcaacaataacaaaaaatgaaaGGTTGCCGGAGATTGAATATCCTTTAAATTAGTGCCAAGatcaacaacatcaataagaATGAGAGGAGTGAAGATGAAGAATAAAGATGAACATTTGGGGTTAGGATTTTATAAGTGAAAATTGGATTAATTTAGACATTTTAATCAAATTTGAAACACCAATTTGAGTTAAATTCATTGTTTGTCTACATCAGCGTGCAGTTAAGTATCACTGTACACCTCAGCACCATTAAAACGTTTAGTAACTTTTGGACTAACGAAGATTCACAATTCTAAAAGTGAGAGACTTATTTGGTCATTTTAAAAAGTGAAAGATTAATTTAAAACCAATTGAGAATTTCAAAGACTATTTTAGACATTATTTCTAAAATCTTTTATatctatcataaataaaagaacacTTCTTGCATcttgaattaatttttaaaatgaattagCTCATATTCAATTTTAATAGAATACCGGAACGTATTTaattta contains:
- the LOC112750465 gene encoding AMP deaminase, with amino-acid sequence MDTYAVHLAMAALVGASVVAMSAYYMHRKTLSQLLEFAKTVEKEVAAGGGVEGGDESPMHLKKRRGGARRKRGGGYRWSSASLPDVATVSGGGLDGEEKRNGAFHVEGIPAGLPRLQTLREGKSAQSGSFKRSLLRPTSPKSPVVSASAFESVDGSDDDDDNLGDSVKLDTTYLHTNGNVGPEGKNPYESLPDHVNANGEQMAIAPSSMIRSHSVSGDLHGVQPDPIAADILRKEPEQEVFARLKITPLESPSPDEVEAYVVLQECLEMRKRYVFKEDVAPWEKEVISDPCTPKPNPDPFFYTPEGKSDHYFEMQDGVIHVYPDRDAKDELFPVANATTFFTDLHQILRVIAAGNIRTLCHHRLNLLEQKFNLHLMLNADREFLAQKSAPHRDFYNVRKVDTHVHHSACMNQKHLLRFIKSKLRKEPDEVVIFRDGTYLTLKEVFESLDLTGYDLNVDLLDVHADKSTFHRFDKFNLKYNPCGQSRLREIFLKQDNLIQGRFLGELTKQVFSDLAASKYQMAEYRISIYGRKQSEWDQLASWIVNNDLYSENVVWLIQLPRLYNVYKEMGIVTSFQNMLDNIFIPLFEVTVDPDSHPQLHVFLKQVVGLDLVDDESKPERRPTKHMPTPAQWTNVFNPAFSYYAYYCYANLYTLNKLRESKGMTTIKFRPHSGEAGDIDHLAATFLTAHNIAHGINLRKSPVLQYLYYLAQIGLAMSPLSNNSLFLDYHRNPFPMFFLRGLNVSLSTDDPLQIHLTKEPLVEEYSIAASVWKLSSCDLCEIARNSVYQSGFSHALKSHWIGKEYYKRGPNGNDIHKTNVPHIRLEFRDTIWREEMQQVYLGKAIIPVEIDK